Genomic DNA from bacterium:
TTCGGATCGCGCAGAACGGCCGGAGCCGCGCCCGATCTCCGCGCCGCCCGCTCCCCCGCCGTGAACGCCGTGTCCGGCGCCCGCTGCTCCCGGGCCAGGATCCAGAAGAGCGACCCGACCACCAGCCCCGGAATCCCGAATAGCATCAGGGTGTCGCGCCAGCCGATCCGCGGCAGCAGAAACCCGGCCACGATCGGCGTCAGGACCGTGCCGACGTTGCCGCCGGAGAAATGCACGGCGAACGCCGAGCCGCGCCGTCCGCGTTGGTACCAGTCGGTGATGAGCGAAGCCCCGAGAGGATGCTGGGGACTGGCCGCGACGGCGCCGATCAGCCGGCAGCCGAGGAGCGCGGTGAAACTGCCGGCCAGACCCGAGAGGCCGAGCGAGAGCCCGAGCAAGACGTTGCCGCTCCCGCACAGCGTCGTGCGCCTGACGTGGCGGGCGAGCCAGGCCTGGATCCCCTGGAGCAGGCCGCCGACGATGCCGATCGCACCCACAAAGACGCCGATCTGGGCGTACCCGAAGCCGAGCGCCTGCATGGCATACGGCAACACCAGCGGATAGAGCGTGGGCGGAATATGCGTCACGGCGTGGGCGGCGCTGAGAAGCGCGAGATCCTTGCCGTGGCTCTCGCGCTCCGGCGCGGCCGCCGCGCGGGCCGCTACCTCCGCCGCGTCCAGGTCCCTCGATGCCTCCGATCGGCCCCGCGGTCGCCCGCTACGCGCGCGCCTGCCTGCCCCTGACCAGGGGCCCCGCCGCCGGGGCCCGGCCGGCGTACTCGGGCGCGTCCTCGAGGTACAGTACCGAATCGTAGCCGAGCAACTTGAAGAGCCGGTTCTGGGCCGAGAGCACGACGAGCGGGGAGGCGGGATCGGCGTTGAAGTGCTGATGCACCGTGTTGTGCGGGACGTAGACCAGGTCGCCCGTCTCGAACTCCCAGCGGCTCGGTTCCTTGGCCACCCGCGCCATGTAGCGCTCGCCGATCTCCGCCTCGACATCCCAGTGCAGGCTGTGCCCGCGGCCGGAGATCACGTACAAGACCTCGTCGGCCATGTGCCAGTGCTTCGCCGACCGGCCGCCGCCGGGGATCTCCTGTTGATAAAGATCGACGCTGAATACCCGGACGTCGGTCCGCTCGGGCGACGTGATCACGCGGATCCGGCCGTCGCGGGTGGTTTCCCAGCGGGTGTCCGCGGGCTTGACGACCTTCTTGCGCGCCGCTGCCCCGGGCGTCCACAGTCGCGACCAGTCCTCGGGCGGGCCGTACCGGTCGCCGTCCGCGACGGGACCGCTCCGGCCCTGCTGAATGAGCCCGAGAAACATCCACGTGGCCTTAGCCTTCAGGACCAGCGCCAGCGCGCGCCGGTCGGGATCGGCGTTGAAGTGGCGGTGCACCGAGTCGTTGTGGACGACGACCAAGTCGTCCTTCTCCCAGTCGTACCGCTGGCCGTCATGGATCTCGTACCCCTTGCCCTCCAGGATATAGAAGGGGGCCTCGTTCTGGTGGCCGTGCCCGTGGTTGGAGCCGCCGGGCTTCAACTCAACGAAGTGCGCCTGGATCGTCTGGGTCAGGAAGGGATCGTCGCCCGGCCCCAGGACCCACGTCGTGCGCGACTGGTCGGAGTCGCCCGAATGGCCGACGGTCGCGTCGTCGACGACCGTCCCGTTGCGCCGGACCCGCGGTGCAGTCCTCTGCCGGCGCCGAAACTCCGACAGCCCGTAGTGTTCGGATGTGATCCCGCGCAGAAAGACACGCCCCTCGTTCTCGCTCACCTTGTCCACCTCGATCCGCGGCCACACGCGTGAAGTGAGGAGCCTCTTCGTGTCCGCGGCGGAGGGCCCCTGCCGCGGCACGCCGGCCCGGGCGCGCCTCCACAGGAATGAAAAACCCGCGCCCCGAAGTGCGCGGCGGAGATGCGCATGCCGGACCCGCGCCGTTTGATCGTCGCCCTCTCGGGCTCGACGGGCCCCCACTACGGCGTCCGCCTGCTCGAGGTGCTGCGGACGCAGACCGACGTGGAGACCCATCTCATTCTCACGGCGGGCGCGCGCAAGACGATCGAGTACGAGATGCAACGCGACCCCGCCGACGTCGCCGCCCTCGCACACTATGTGCACGATGAGCGCAACGTGGGAAGCGCCCTCGCGAGCGGCACCTTCGTCACCGCCGGGATGGCGGTGGTGCCGTGCTCGATCAAAACGCTGTCCGCGATCGCGAACAGCTTCGCCGATACGCTGACCGTGCGCGCCGCGGACGTCTGCCTCAAAGAGCGCCGTCGCCTGGTCCTCGCCGTCCGCGAGACGCCCCTCCACGCCGGCCACCTGAAGCTCATGCTGGCGGCGACCGAGGCCGGCGCTACGATCCTGCCCCCGGTGCCCGGCTTCTACCACCGTCCGGCGACGATCGATGAATTGATCGATCACACGGTCGTCAAGATCCTGGATCAGTTCGGCATCCACCTGGACCTCATCCGGCGGTGGCGCGGGCTCGAGCCCGCGGAGTCCGACGCCGGGACCTCCGGCCGAGGCTAGCGCGTCCGTGACAGGCCGGCGGCCGCCCGAGGCCCGGCACGGGCGGCGCCGCGCGGCCGACCCCGTCGAGCAGCGCAAAGCGGAGCACCTCCGCCTCGCCGCGGCCGGGGAGATGAGCGGCGCGGCGGGGCCCGGATGGGCGGACATCCGGCTGGTCCACCACGGCCTGCCGCGCGCGGACGTCGCGGCGATCGATCTCAGCCGCGACTTTCTCGGCCGCCGGCTGCGGGGACCGCTGGCGATCGCGGCCATGACCGGCGGGCACGCCGCGGCGCGGGACGTCAACCGGCGGCTCGCGGCGGCGGCGGAGCGGTTCGG
This window encodes:
- a CDS encoding MFS transporter is translated as MTHIPPTLYPLVLPYAMQALGFGYAQIGVFVGAIGIVGGLLQGIQAWLARHVRRTTLCGSGNVLLGLSLGLSGLAGSFTALLGCRLIGAVAASPQHPLGASLITDWYQRGRRGSAFAVHFSGGNVGTVLTPIVAGFLLPRIGWRDTLMLFGIPGLVVGSLFWILAREQRAPDTAFTAGERAARRSGAAPAVLRDPNILVLFASRALTSGGRGLGVLLTYVPLYLFAAVHLPASTVGTYVAVLAAGAVVSPVVAGRLADLVGRRKPVMLVSLWVSAAATSWLVASGANRFGILAALVVLSLAVYNESSLSQTLLADLVPDQGRDGAFSLFFVVSFTASALWALAIGLVIARWGFPSGFAVMVGSYLAASVVLAFVREAHRADPHPAAGAVS
- a CDS encoding cupin domain-containing protein is translated as MSENEGRVFLRGITSEHYGLSEFRRRQRTAPRVRRNGTVVDDATVGHSGDSDQSRTTWVLGPGDDPFLTQTIQAHFVELKPGGSNHGHGHQNEAPFYILEGKGYEIHDGQRYDWEKDDLVVVHNDSVHRHFNADPDRRALALVLKAKATWMFLGLIQQGRSGPVADGDRYGPPEDWSRLWTPGAAARKKVVKPADTRWETTRDGRIRVITSPERTDVRVFSVDLYQQEIPGGGRSAKHWHMADEVLYVISGRGHSLHWDVEAEIGERYMARVAKEPSRWEFETGDLVYVPHNTVHQHFNADPASPLVVLSAQNRLFKLLGYDSVLYLEDAPEYAGRAPAAGPLVRGRQARA
- a CDS encoding UbiX family flavin prenyltransferase — its product is MPDPRRLIVALSGSTGPHYGVRLLEVLRTQTDVETHLILTAGARKTIEYEMQRDPADVAALAHYVHDERNVGSALASGTFVTAGMAVVPCSIKTLSAIANSFADTLTVRAADVCLKERRRLVLAVRETPLHAGHLKLMLAATEAGATILPPVPGFYHRPATIDELIDHTVVKILDQFGIHLDLIRRWRGLEPAESDAGTSGRG